The Crocosphaera subtropica ATCC 51142 genome includes a window with the following:
- the rpsS gene encoding 30S ribosomal protein S19, with translation MSRSLKKGPFIADSLLTKIEKLNEKGDKQVIKTWSRASTIIPAMIGHTIAVHNGKQHVPIFISEQMVGHKLGEFAPTRTFRGHSKGDKKARR, from the coding sequence CCTAAAAAAAGGCCCTTTTATTGCAGATAGTCTCCTAACCAAGATTGAAAAGCTCAACGAAAAAGGAGATAAACAGGTCATTAAAACCTGGTCAAGAGCTTCTACCATCATCCCTGCCATGATTGGTCATACCATTGCTGTCCATAATGGTAAACAGCACGTTCCTATTTTTATCTCCGAACAGATGGTCGGTCATAAATTAGGAGAATTTGCCCCCACCCGTACCTTTAGAGGACACTCTAAGGGCGATAAAAAAGCCCGAAGATAG